The following are encoded in a window of Rubellicoccus peritrichatus genomic DNA:
- a CDS encoding DUF6288 domain-containing protein encodes MLSICLANAVSFPAFQVGPTGFFAKWDDSDDYIEVTEVKSDGPANGLIEVGDKIYGVNGTPLSTSTRRTLSDGIGYDPRPALGNAITDSEAGNGEIVFDVDRGGSRQDITIQLAIMNTAYSATWPQSCPKSDLIVENAANEYTRQINSWLRWGSVKGNFAMLFLMATGEEAHLDAVRTACQDLATTTPANQNSPGSNRNNWYASLSSISLGEYYLRTGDTAALPHLQSAVNHAFETESVGGWGHGFGNELTGYVKPTYTGSGLVNAVGTQVFMGVTLARECGVTMTDADYEKSLRYFYQTAGIGAPSYGDHRPDNGSAVNGKASTVAAALALLNEPYASAAKLIAAQDGLNGSEFEYGHGGNFGNVLWRAISSGLIPPEREDAYRFAMDEMRWYLELCRSYNGTFTMLPSYQSTRYNNSSWGALISLNYVAARNKLRMTGAPPTVHSVIRAIPEVIPKHHEYFDVEPAGGYGDSDYSTWMGDLVKNNDFDDIRKHMHHWHPKVRYAASIALGESPTNDNLSPLNSDGDPDNDLTDPAVDLVIESILSDDARVRTAGLKAITGLRGFFISDFADFKYDEDDYRRMAPYVLDILRDPDSDHWELDAATWAMVVVPVDIIRDNIDAILPYVDYEYSWWVRLGAVRALGRLSGVDIKPYVMDLLDAYVQEYHHQPRVSMQWTVISAIDKARPYLTEAELQNIRDILGDDLVGGYYPRDYAYQKSGGYDYDSQTLNVLLETFSVEELETVADDINASISRLTNPLIQGPSGGYAVVYELADWYWDNDFEDESYENFFFLVPGFKAILSGSYGRYIDFNNGSQSGDAEDLSIWSEDVVLSYELANGIADVATSNYFTVEPPSVLGPAAFPDDEDQGIHYELEAGSGTLVLNHGMNGPSADAEMTDSNGWSNVGLAPYSNHSLDANIAWVASDNPHLRNRVTTGRMEDRIRDGSYVTTCWIRLNDTLPNEDAHYVAFSALYDFDFGVRRLDVAGEWKNTLFFHSSNWGSNDVIYAMNDSSGRPDIFLEEGKNYFIMFERHRNGDGDDKTLLHLYEPTENIWLTSNGGHGSGLGNKNLDTRSFHVGIGSINSDVLDPDTRFPGLIDSVQMWSRVHSTSPVNFAEKYTLARQDAIYQVQEQPAAYLKPSYVDGISARIDTTLARVLPNGSFLTVYYGTSDGGMDPAAWDHSYTFSRSQTLASRTAYLNGLSPQTTYYARAYVQNPYGAMLEYWSPQPIVFSTLNIDDDIEPPVAASFSNIVKTDSDRNGFATLSINASGSSDNIGIQSYTWTDENGAVLSTGSNSIQSLEVPYGYHTLTLTVEDFNGNTAQSHLEIDVIYGNVSTAPNAKAGLDQIVSDYNRDGAYLVELDGNESGSNGITPVAYTWESKGQVIATGVNPFVSLGYGEHFVILTVEGADGSTNQDWMKVEVLSEREAIVRWTEMDDDEIDDHFVFAIQDFTGINDEAVVDPISRDYTDPGAPNSEADFWPFSAYKIGDAGNLGRDTALMGVPPLNFRPASEAFYFIPTGSGGEFVFTTEPIIVPKEAINLSLSVTLMLDRSASYYPTNNTNAKAVCTLDDNSVVEIQLYGLYGNMGSRGTTIESADLPDNTVSVYLKAEGETYSRYQWVGLDNIMLVGENATPATVTLSGADRIDFYDARLSGRVADNGKDNPLVKIFYGTTDRGESTIGWENEVDMGTRNGSFSTTVTGLNEGTTYYFRIYSVNSGGESFSSAGVFQTIDITAPLIVADGASDITSFTATLNGEVTDEGRDTPSVTIYYGKNDRGASTLGWDHSIDMGTQSGSFSSTISSLDQGTTYHYRVYGNNLGGSTFSDLSTFTTVALNAAEIRILEADTITATTANLRGQVTNTGGEAPNIILYYGKEDRGESDSGWDGSIDLGLQSGSFSQVISGLDERSYYFYRIFAENSGGGIFSEVSSFRSDSILPVALPAVSVSAATNVFLTSATLNGSVDDTGGENPTVYIYYGTKDAGETAENWDGVINLGPHGAGFSHTITDLDPYRIYYYRAYAENFRGGVWSGSAESFVTQAPGDIIFISVQSNTSMTAASWDRGSIPDVGDIAIQNKYLQYKMGHSTSFDADVLSLSNQARVENSITFQDVILYKGSTINQYSSHTDLRFDQITVHEGVITYRSGRSNFDIFVNKIVGDGDLYWWRPGSSSSVYDHADIICPDMTGFTGRLIIGGGSSNGASVNLQHEIAPEDASFAMEILDDGTTYTLRDDIAVTALTINGDVFEAGTYTLSILAHPDATDLSNYNGRDYSQFFNDRYGSITVTEAAPAMSAPIIVSYPETNITGYGATIHGEVTDTGGQSPYVTLYYGETDQGEVTDGWDGSIDFGIQSGEFSYDLSGLYDGRTYYYRLYAENAQGSNISPTQESFQTIDLPGPTLAALPATEITKTTAFAHGAVIDPDGDAPSVTIYYGESDRGETTSGWDGSVHLGILPTAPFSVELTGLRNGTAHYYRIYAVNAGGARFSEFAAEFTTVDIPAPLPTALAAASITTTSATLQGDVSLNGSSDIPNLTLYYGQSDEGEEADDWDVAVDLGPQSGPFDYDLNGLSNGTTYYYRFLAANVEGSRFSSTATSFTTVDIPPPTVEILTANNLTTSSANLRGAITVNMTSEDPNITIFYGETDRGETTSGWLGSFDLGIQNGAFSQELTGLDDDTEYYYRIYSEHSEGNTFSHAQLFKTLEIPPPTAAFVSFESISYNSVTINGVITSTSDPDGIARILFYLGIRDPGPVGLGWNRSSNIRHQVGDFSTSFTGLDEGTRYYTRIRARDSHGITYSEVASFVTLSNKPVVEVIPADGITPDQANLRGQLTMNLSGEDPNIIFYYGESDGEDIPGNWDNSVNLGIVVETEFNHLITGLEEGKTYYYRIFAENSEGATFSQTAGSFVAENVEPDFASWPAMILTDEQQSELSSNPNIDFDNDGLSMIKEFYFGRDPVKSDFTSLIDVEMKADGATITSRYERRKNHDGVTVQYEYSLDLDHWHPLETYTETTEDTTEGMERVTIEMPSVGEKTFIRIQINNGTTP; translated from the coding sequence ATGCTTTCCATCTGCCTTGCAAATGCAGTCAGCTTTCCTGCCTTTCAGGTAGGGCCGACGGGATTTTTTGCCAAGTGGGATGATAGCGATGACTACATCGAGGTCACCGAGGTAAAATCGGATGGTCCAGCCAATGGACTGATCGAAGTGGGAGACAAAATCTATGGCGTTAACGGAACGCCGCTTTCGACCAGCACGAGAAGGACCTTGAGTGATGGTATTGGATATGATCCCCGCCCGGCTTTAGGAAATGCGATTACCGACTCGGAGGCGGGCAATGGAGAAATTGTTTTCGATGTCGATCGCGGGGGCAGTCGCCAGGATATCACGATACAACTGGCAATTATGAATACCGCCTACAGTGCGACTTGGCCACAGAGCTGCCCGAAGTCTGACCTGATTGTTGAGAACGCAGCAAACGAATATACCAGGCAGATTAATTCCTGGCTACGTTGGGGCAGTGTTAAGGGTAACTTTGCCATGCTTTTTCTTATGGCAACCGGGGAAGAAGCGCACCTCGATGCGGTTCGAACAGCATGCCAGGACTTAGCGACTACCACGCCAGCCAACCAAAACAGTCCTGGCAGCAATCGAAACAACTGGTATGCGTCTCTGAGTTCGATTTCGCTCGGAGAGTATTATTTGCGCACGGGAGACACTGCCGCTTTACCGCATTTGCAATCCGCAGTGAATCATGCTTTTGAAACCGAGTCAGTAGGCGGCTGGGGGCATGGATTCGGCAATGAACTGACCGGATATGTGAAACCTACTTACACAGGCAGTGGCCTGGTCAATGCCGTCGGAACACAGGTCTTTATGGGCGTTACCCTGGCGCGCGAATGTGGTGTGACGATGACGGATGCTGACTACGAAAAGTCATTACGATACTTTTATCAAACTGCCGGCATCGGCGCACCGAGTTACGGAGATCATCGCCCGGACAATGGGAGCGCGGTGAATGGTAAAGCGTCGACCGTTGCCGCAGCCCTGGCACTTCTCAATGAGCCCTATGCGTCTGCGGCTAAGTTGATTGCGGCTCAGGACGGCCTGAATGGCAGTGAATTTGAATATGGTCATGGCGGTAACTTCGGCAATGTGCTCTGGCGTGCGATCTCTAGCGGATTGATCCCACCGGAGCGCGAAGATGCCTACCGCTTTGCCATGGATGAAATGCGTTGGTATCTGGAGCTTTGTCGCAGCTACAATGGTACGTTCACCATGCTGCCGTCCTACCAATCGACCCGCTATAATAACTCCAGTTGGGGTGCACTCATCAGCCTGAATTACGTTGCTGCACGAAATAAGCTGCGAATGACCGGCGCACCGCCAACTGTGCATAGCGTTATTCGGGCTATTCCCGAAGTCATACCGAAGCACCATGAATACTTCGATGTCGAACCCGCCGGTGGTTATGGCGACAGCGATTACAGCACCTGGATGGGCGATCTAGTCAAAAACAATGATTTCGATGACATTCGCAAGCACATGCACCACTGGCACCCCAAGGTTCGCTATGCCGCTTCGATTGCTTTGGGGGAATCCCCAACCAACGACAACCTGAGTCCTTTGAACTCCGACGGCGATCCTGACAACGATCTGACCGACCCAGCAGTCGACCTCGTCATTGAATCTATCTTGAGTGATGATGCGCGTGTGCGTACCGCCGGACTGAAAGCGATTACCGGGCTTCGCGGATTCTTCATCTCTGATTTCGCGGACTTTAAATATGACGAAGATGACTATCGCCGCATGGCTCCCTACGTGCTGGATATTCTACGCGACCCGGATTCGGACCACTGGGAGCTAGATGCTGCGACCTGGGCGATGGTTGTCGTACCTGTCGACATCATACGTGATAACATCGATGCAATCCTTCCCTACGTTGACTACGAATACAGCTGGTGGGTGCGCCTTGGCGCAGTAAGGGCATTGGGTCGACTTTCGGGTGTCGATATCAAACCCTATGTGATGGACCTACTCGATGCTTATGTCCAGGAATATCACCATCAACCACGAGTAAGTATGCAATGGACTGTCATTTCGGCAATCGATAAGGCGCGCCCCTACTTGACCGAAGCTGAGCTCCAAAACATTCGGGATATTTTGGGAGACGATTTGGTCGGTGGCTATTATCCTCGGGACTATGCTTATCAAAAATCGGGCGGATACGATTACGATTCGCAAACACTGAACGTCTTGCTTGAAACATTTTCCGTCGAAGAGTTGGAGACGGTGGCTGATGACATCAACGCATCGATAAGCCGGTTAACCAACCCTCTGATTCAAGGACCCAGTGGCGGTTACGCTGTGGTCTATGAATTAGCCGATTGGTATTGGGATAACGATTTTGAGGACGAGAGTTATGAAAATTTCTTCTTTTTAGTACCGGGTTTCAAAGCTATCCTTTCAGGCAGTTACGGTAGATACATCGACTTTAACAATGGTTCGCAGTCCGGCGATGCCGAGGATTTATCGATCTGGTCTGAGGACGTTGTGCTAAGTTATGAACTTGCCAATGGGATTGCCGACGTTGCCACATCCAACTACTTCACCGTAGAGCCCCCTAGCGTTCTGGGGCCAGCAGCATTCCCTGATGATGAAGACCAGGGAATTCATTATGAACTGGAAGCGGGCTCTGGAACCCTGGTGCTCAATCACGGGATGAACGGCCCTTCCGCCGATGCAGAAATGACAGATTCCAATGGTTGGTCCAATGTTGGTTTGGCACCTTACAGCAACCATAGTTTGGATGCGAACATAGCCTGGGTTGCTTCGGATAATCCTCATCTAAGAAACCGAGTCACGACTGGCCGGATGGAAGATCGCATTCGAGATGGCTCTTATGTGACGACCTGCTGGATTCGGCTGAATGACACACTACCGAATGAGGACGCTCACTACGTCGCCTTCTCTGCACTTTATGACTTCGACTTTGGTGTTCGCCGTTTGGATGTCGCAGGAGAGTGGAAGAATACACTCTTCTTTCATTCTTCCAATTGGGGAAGCAACGATGTCATCTATGCAATGAATGACTCATCAGGCCGCCCTGATATCTTTTTGGAAGAAGGTAAGAATTACTTTATCATGTTCGAGCGTCACCGCAATGGGGATGGCGACGACAAGACCTTGCTACATCTCTATGAACCAACTGAAAACATCTGGCTGACTTCGAATGGTGGCCATGGATCCGGTCTGGGTAATAAGAATTTAGATACGCGTTCATTCCATGTCGGTATTGGCTCAATCAACAGTGATGTGCTCGATCCAGATACCCGCTTTCCCGGACTGATTGACTCCGTGCAAATGTGGTCGCGCGTTCATTCCACATCGCCAGTAAACTTCGCTGAGAAATACACTCTAGCCCGGCAAGATGCGATCTACCAAGTGCAAGAACAACCGGCGGCATATCTCAAGCCAAGTTATGTTGATGGGATAAGTGCGCGTATCGATACTACGCTGGCTCGGGTTCTCCCGAATGGCTCCTTCCTGACCGTTTACTATGGAACGAGTGATGGAGGGATGGACCCGGCGGCCTGGGATCATTCATACACATTTTCCCGATCTCAAACCCTGGCCTCAAGAACGGCCTACCTTAACGGTTTGAGTCCGCAAACAACATATTACGCTCGAGCTTATGTCCAAAATCCCTACGGTGCGATGCTCGAATACTGGAGCCCTCAACCCATTGTATTTTCAACCTTAAACATCGATGACGATATAGAGCCACCGGTTGCAGCAAGCTTCAGTAACATCGTCAAAACGGACTCGGATCGTAATGGCTTTGCGACTCTATCCATTAACGCAAGCGGAAGCTCTGACAACATTGGCATTCAGTCTTACACTTGGACTGATGAAAACGGCGCTGTTCTATCAACCGGGTCCAATTCGATCCAATCACTGGAAGTTCCCTACGGGTATCATACGCTTACCCTGACAGTGGAAGATTTCAACGGCAACACGGCACAGAGCCATCTTGAGATCGACGTTATTTATGGCAATGTAAGCACGGCGCCCAATGCTAAGGCAGGACTCGATCAAATCGTTTCCGATTATAACAGAGACGGCGCCTATCTGGTTGAACTTGACGGCAATGAGAGTGGATCCAACGGCATTACTCCGGTGGCATATACTTGGGAATCAAAGGGCCAGGTCATTGCCACGGGTGTTAATCCATTCGTATCACTCGGCTATGGTGAGCATTTCGTCATTTTAACCGTCGAAGGCGCTGATGGCTCGACTAACCAGGACTGGATGAAGGTTGAAGTTCTCTCCGAAAGAGAAGCCATCGTAAGGTGGACTGAAATGGACGATGATGAAATTGACGATCACTTCGTCTTCGCCATTCAGGACTTTACCGGGATTAACGATGAAGCTGTAGTGGACCCAATTTCAAGAGATTACACCGACCCCGGCGCACCCAATAGTGAAGCTGACTTCTGGCCGTTCTCCGCCTACAAGATTGGTGACGCTGGCAATCTTGGCCGCGACACTGCCTTAATGGGAGTTCCTCCCTTGAATTTCCGCCCGGCATCCGAGGCCTTCTACTTTATCCCAACGGGCAGTGGGGGCGAATTCGTATTCACTACGGAACCCATCATTGTCCCGAAAGAGGCGATCAATCTCTCACTATCTGTAACACTTATGCTGGACCGAAGCGCCAGCTACTACCCAACGAATAACACGAACGCCAAAGCAGTCTGTACCTTGGATGACAATAGTGTCGTTGAAATACAACTTTACGGGCTCTACGGCAACATGGGTTCCAGAGGCACGACGATCGAGTCGGCTGACCTTCCGGATAATACCGTTTCCGTCTACCTAAAAGCTGAGGGCGAAACCTATTCACGTTATCAATGGGTCGGCCTGGATAACATCATGCTGGTTGGAGAAAATGCGACCCCAGCAACCGTGACGTTGAGTGGCGCAGACCGAATCGATTTTTACGATGCGAGGCTCAGTGGGCGCGTGGCCGATAATGGTAAAGATAACCCGTTGGTGAAGATATTTTATGGCACCACCGATCGTGGTGAATCAACTATTGGCTGGGAAAACGAGGTGGATATGGGAACTCGTAATGGGAGTTTTAGTACCACAGTCACAGGGCTCAATGAAGGCACTACCTACTATTTCCGAATCTACTCTGTAAATAGTGGCGGCGAAAGTTTCTCCAGTGCAGGTGTTTTTCAGACAATTGATATCACCGCCCCGCTAATCGTAGCTGATGGTGCAAGCGACATCACTTCCTTTACGGCAACACTAAATGGTGAGGTGACTGATGAAGGAAGGGATACTCCCAGCGTTACGATATACTACGGTAAGAACGACCGTGGTGCCAGCACACTGGGATGGGATCATAGCATCGACATGGGAACTCAGAGTGGGAGCTTCAGCAGCACAATCAGTTCCCTGGACCAAGGGACCACTTATCACTATCGCGTGTATGGTAATAATCTCGGCGGCAGTACTTTTTCAGACCTATCAACCTTTACCACGGTTGCTCTAAATGCCGCCGAGATTAGAATCCTGGAGGCAGATACTATCACAGCAACGACTGCCAACCTTCGCGGACAAGTTACTAACACCGGAGGGGAAGCGCCTAACATTATTCTTTACTACGGCAAGGAAGACCGTGGTGAATCTGATTCAGGCTGGGATGGTTCGATCGACCTTGGTTTGCAATCCGGTAGCTTTAGCCAAGTTATCAGCGGATTGGATGAACGCTCGTATTACTTCTATCGGATTTTCGCCGAGAACTCCGGCGGCGGCATTTTCTCGGAAGTGTCGAGCTTCCGTTCCGATAGTATACTCCCTGTCGCGCTTCCGGCCGTTTCTGTCTCTGCTGCGACCAACGTATTTCTTACCAGTGCTACTTTAAATGGCAGCGTTGACGACACTGGTGGCGAAAACCCAACCGTTTACATCTACTATGGTACTAAGGATGCCGGCGAGACAGCTGAAAACTGGGATGGCGTAATTAACCTTGGCCCACACGGAGCCGGATTTAGCCACACCATTACGGATCTAGATCCCTACCGTATCTATTACTATCGTGCTTACGCAGAGAATTTTCGAGGCGGCGTCTGGTCCGGCTCGGCGGAAAGTTTTGTCACACAGGCGCCAGGGGACATTATTTTCATTTCTGTTCAAAGCAACACCAGCATGACGGCAGCATCTTGGGATCGTGGCTCAATACCTGATGTTGGAGACATTGCCATCCAGAACAAATACCTCCAATACAAGATGGGCCACTCCACTAGTTTTGATGCTGATGTCCTTTCGTTGAGCAATCAGGCTCGAGTCGAGAACTCGATCACCTTTCAGGATGTCATCCTTTATAAGGGAAGTACCATCAACCAATATAGCAGTCACACCGATCTGAGATTTGATCAAATCACGGTGCATGAAGGGGTGATCACTTATCGTAGTGGTCGAAGCAATTTTGATATCTTCGTAAACAAGATCGTCGGCGATGGGGATTTGTATTGGTGGAGGCCAGGTTCGTCTTCGAGCGTCTATGACCATGCGGATATCATCTGTCCGGATATGACAGGATTCACTGGAAGGCTCATTATCGGAGGTGGATCCAGTAATGGCGCATCTGTGAATCTCCAACACGAAATCGCTCCAGAGGATGCATCTTTCGCAATGGAAATTCTCGATGATGGAACGACCTATACACTCAGGGACGATATTGCGGTGACTGCTTTAACAATCAATGGCGACGTTTTTGAAGCTGGTACTTACACGCTGTCAATTCTCGCCCATCCTGATGCAACGGATCTGTCGAACTACAATGGGCGAGATTACAGTCAATTCTTCAATGATCGCTATGGCTCCATAACAGTGACCGAAGCAGCCCCTGCTATGTCCGCGCCGATAATTGTCAGTTATCCCGAGACAAATATTACAGGTTACGGCGCGACCATACATGGAGAGGTGACCGATACGGGCGGGCAATCTCCATATGTTACGTTATATTATGGAGAAACCGACCAGGGCGAAGTAACCGACGGTTGGGATGGCTCGATTGATTTCGGTATTCAATCCGGCGAGTTCAGTTATGACCTCTCCGGTTTATACGACGGCCGAACCTATTACTATCGCCTCTATGCTGAGAATGCTCAGGGCTCAAACATTTCACCCACCCAAGAGAGCTTTCAGACAATTGATCTTCCTGGTCCAACCTTGGCCGCGCTGCCTGCTACTGAAATTACTAAGACAACGGCCTTTGCTCATGGCGCGGTTATTGATCCTGATGGTGACGCACCAAGTGTCACCATTTACTATGGAGAAAGTGATCGTGGTGAAACGACAAGCGGTTGGGACGGTTCCGTTCATTTGGGCATATTGCCAACGGCCCCCTTTAGCGTAGAGCTGACAGGCTTGCGAAATGGAACAGCACATTATTATAGAATCTATGCAGTAAATGCTGGTGGCGCCCGGTTCTCTGAGTTCGCGGCCGAATTTACAACTGTGGACATTCCCGCTCCACTCCCGACCGCTTTGGCTGCGGCCAGCATTACCACAACCTCGGCCACTTTACAGGGAGATGTTTCCCTCAATGGCAGTTCGGATATCCCGAACCTGACACTCTACTACGGTCAATCCGATGAAGGTGAAGAAGCCGATGATTGGGATGTAGCTGTTGATCTTGGGCCACAAAGTGGCCCATTCGATTACGACCTGAATGGCTTGAGCAATGGCACCACTTACTACTACCGCTTCCTGGCCGCAAATGTTGAAGGCTCCAGATTTTCTTCGACCGCAACAAGCTTCACCACAGTCGACATCCCACCGCCAACTGTCGAAATTTTAACTGCTAACAATCTGACAACTAGTTCAGCAAACCTTCGTGGCGCGATCACGGTAAATATGACCAGTGAAGATCCGAATATCACTATTTTCTACGGGGAAACCGATCGCGGCGAAACCACCAGTGGTTGGCTTGGCTCTTTTGACCTTGGAATACAGAATGGCGCCTTCAGTCAGGAGCTCACTGGGCTGGATGACGACACCGAATACTATTACCGCATCTACTCAGAACATTCCGAAGGCAACACCTTCAGTCACGCCCAGCTCTTCAAAACCTTAGAGATTCCACCGCCCACGGCTGCATTTGTTTCATTCGAATCCATCAGTTACAACTCAGTAACCATTAACGGCGTCATCACTTCTACTTCAGACCCTGATGGCATAGCCCGCATACTTTTCTATCTGGGAATTCGCGACCCCGGGCCAGTAGGATTAGGATGGAATCGCAGTTCTAACATCAGGCATCAAGTGGGAGACTTTAGCACCAGCTTCACCGGGTTAGACGAAGGAACGCGTTACTACACGCGAATCCGTGCCAGAGATTCCCATGGAATAACCTACTCCGAAGTGGCCAGCTTTGTTACCTTGTCAAACAAACCTGTAGTTGAGGTTATTCCGGCAGATGGGATCACTCCGGATCAGGCAAACCTCCGGGGGCAACTCACCATGAATCTTAGTGGCGAAGACCCAAATATCATTTTCTATTATGGTGAGTCGGATGGAGAAGACATCCCCGGGAACTGGGACAACTCTGTGAATCTAGGGATAGTAGTGGAAACGGAGTTCAACCACCTTATAACCGGTCTGGAGGAAGGGAAAACCTACTATTATCGAATCTTCGCTGAGAATTCGGAAGGGGCGACCTTCTCTCAAACTGCAGGCAGTTTTGTCGCAGAGAACGTGGAGCCCGACTTTGCTAGTTGGCCAGCAATGATTCTTACAGATGAGCAACAATCTGAGTTAAGCAGTAATCCAAACATCGATTTCGACAACGATGGACTGAGCATGATCAAGGAGTTTTACTTCGGGAGAGATCCTGTGAAATCAGATTTTACCTCATTAATTGATGTAGAAATGAAAGCTGATGGAGCAACGATTACTAGTCGTTACGAACGTCGTAAAAACCATGATGGAGTCACTGTCCAATACGAATACTCCTTAGACCTGGACCATTGGCATCCGCTGGAAACTTATACTGAAACCACTGAAGACACAACGGAAGGCATGGAACGTGTAACTATAGAAATGCCCTCAGTTGGGGAAAAGACTTTCATCCGTATTCAGATTAACAATGGCACTACCCCTTAA